Proteins from a genomic interval of Kaistia defluvii:
- a CDS encoding DNA-binding protein, translated as MNVLQCRMALAGLGWSVEDLARHAGVPADAALRFDAGEVVPPHVYETLRDTLQAAGIIFEDEGQMLEGGPGVRLQRNHIDEGKRPEELSSANDG; from the coding sequence ATGAATGTCCTTCAATGCAGGATGGCGCTGGCGGGTCTTGGCTGGAGCGTCGAGGATCTGGCGCGGCATGCGGGTGTTCCGGCTGATGCGGCGCTGCGCTTCGATGCCGGCGAGGTCGTGCCGCCGCACGTCTACGAGACGCTGCGGGACACGCTTCAGGCTGCCGGCATCATCTTCGAGGACGAGGGCCAGATGCTCGAGGGCGGGCCCGGCGTGCGGCTCCAGCGCAACCATATCGACGAGGGCAAGCGCCCGGAAGAGCTCAGCTCGGCGAATGACGGCTGA
- a CDS encoding esterase-like activity of phytase family protein — MLKPILRSALAASLLAGTALASHAAENFNRIATFHVVDNLPADADAKKKTVAEIITATADGKTLVYTDSPGERIGLIDITDPKAPKPAGTVALGGEPTSTVVANGFALVGVVTSKSKSEPSGHLAIVDLASKTVKATCDLSGQPDSLAKSPDGKFLAIAIENERDEDINEGAIPQLPGGNLTSFAIGADGSVDCASKTVIDVTGLADIAPTDPEPEFVDINDKNQVVLTLQENNHIVIADLATGKVVKHFSAGTVDLDGIDVKKDGVIGLSGKMEKVAREPDGVQWIDNERFFTANEGDWKGGSRGFSIFNIDGTLDYDSGTALEYETVRLGHYPEKRNKKGNEPEGAEVGTFGADKLIFVGSERASLVGVYKDEGAGKAPTFLQALPGGIGPEGLLAIPSRNLFVTAAENDLREDGLIGSVVTIYERSDAPAAYPTLVSADKNGKPIGWAALSGTVADAKEVGKLYAVIDSAQKIGRILTIDATQTPALITDEMTVTKDGKPVENLDLEGIALSSDGGFWLASEGNPEREKNKTQSSLVRVDAKGVVQEEIALPEALAQHATRFGFEGVTVVGTGADETVWVAVQREWKDDPKGFTKLLAYKPASKEWAAVLYPLDKAEKGWVGLSELTAVPGGLVAIERDNQIGRDAKIKKLTFVSLDGVKPAPLGGELPKVAKEDLYDLLPALQATNGYVLDKIESFAIDAAGNGYAITDNDGVDDHSGETQFLRLDFSLPE; from the coding sequence ATGCTCAAGCCGATCCTGCGCAGCGCGCTCGCAGCCAGCCTCCTGGCGGGCACCGCCCTCGCCTCCCACGCCGCGGAAAACTTCAACCGCATCGCGACCTTCCATGTCGTCGACAACCTGCCTGCCGATGCCGACGCGAAGAAGAAGACGGTCGCCGAGATCATCACCGCGACCGCCGACGGCAAGACGCTGGTCTATACCGACAGCCCCGGCGAGCGTATCGGCCTGATCGACATAACCGATCCGAAGGCCCCCAAGCCGGCCGGCACCGTCGCTCTCGGCGGCGAGCCGACCTCGACCGTCGTCGCCAACGGCTTCGCCCTGGTCGGCGTCGTCACCTCCAAGTCGAAGAGCGAGCCCTCGGGCCATCTCGCCATCGTCGACCTCGCCTCCAAGACCGTGAAGGCTACCTGTGATCTCTCCGGCCAGCCGGATTCGCTCGCCAAGAGCCCGGACGGCAAATTCCTCGCCATCGCGATCGAGAATGAGCGCGACGAGGACATCAACGAAGGCGCCATCCCGCAGCTGCCGGGCGGCAACCTGACCAGCTTCGCGATCGGCGCCGATGGTTCCGTCGACTGCGCCAGCAAGACGGTCATCGACGTCACGGGCCTTGCCGACATCGCCCCGACCGATCCCGAGCCGGAATTCGTCGATATCAACGACAAGAACCAGGTTGTTCTCACCCTGCAGGAGAACAACCACATCGTCATCGCCGACCTCGCCACCGGAAAGGTCGTGAAGCATTTTTCGGCCGGCACCGTCGATCTCGATGGCATCGACGTGAAGAAGGACGGCGTGATCGGCCTTTCCGGCAAGATGGAAAAGGTCGCTCGCGAGCCGGACGGCGTGCAATGGATCGACAATGAGCGGTTCTTCACCGCCAATGAGGGCGACTGGAAGGGCGGCTCGCGCGGCTTCTCGATCTTCAACATCGACGGCACGCTCGATTATGACTCGGGCACCGCGCTCGAATACGAGACCGTCCGCCTCGGCCACTACCCGGAAAAGCGCAACAAGAAGGGCAACGAGCCGGAAGGCGCCGAAGTCGGCACCTTCGGCGCCGACAAGCTGATCTTCGTCGGCTCCGAGCGGGCCTCGCTGGTCGGCGTCTACAAGGACGAGGGCGCCGGTAAGGCCCCAACCTTCCTGCAGGCGCTGCCGGGCGGCATCGGCCCGGAAGGCCTGCTCGCCATCCCCTCGCGCAACCTGTTCGTGACGGCCGCCGAAAACGATCTGCGCGAGGACGGCCTGATCGGCTCCGTCGTGACGATCTATGAGCGCAGCGACGCGCCGGCCGCCTACCCGACCCTCGTCTCGGCCGACAAGAACGGCAAGCCGATCGGCTGGGCCGCCCTCTCGGGCACGGTTGCCGACGCCAAGGAGGTCGGCAAGCTCTACGCCGTCATCGACAGCGCGCAGAAGATCGGCCGCATCCTGACCATCGACGCCACCCAGACCCCGGCCCTCATCACCGACGAGATGACGGTCACCAAGGATGGCAAGCCGGTCGAGAACCTCGACCTCGAAGGCATCGCGCTTTCGAGCGATGGCGGCTTCTGGCTCGCCTCGGAAGGCAATCCCGAGCGCGAAAAGAACAAGACGCAGTCCTCCCTCGTCCGCGTCGACGCCAAGGGCGTGGTTCAGGAAGAGATCGCCCTGCCCGAGGCGCTGGCGCAGCACGCCACCCGCTTCGGCTTTGAAGGCGTGACGGTGGTCGGCACCGGTGCGGACGAGACGGTCTGGGTGGCCGTGCAGCGCGAATGGAAAGACGATCCCAAGGGCTTCACCAAGCTCCTCGCCTACAAGCCTGCGTCGAAGGAATGGGCGGCCGTGCTCTACCCGCTCGACAAGGCGGAAAAGGGCTGGGTCGGCCTGTCCGAGCTGACCGCCGTTCCCGGCGGCCTCGTCGCCATCGAGCGCGACAACCAGATCGGCCGCGACGCGAAGATCAAGAAGCTGACCTTCGTCTCGCTGGACGGCGTCAAGCCGGCGCCGCTCGGCGGCGAGCTGCCCAAGGTCGCCAAGGAAGACCTCTACGACCTGCTGCCGGCCCTGCAGGCGACGAATGGCTACGTCCTCGACAAGATCGAGAGCTTCGCCATCGACGCCGCCGGCAATGGCTATGCGATCACCGACAATGACGGCGTCGACGACCATTCCGGCGAGACGCAGTTCCTCCGCCTGGATTTCTCCCTGCCGGAATAA
- a CDS encoding 2-isopropylmalate synthase: MTANANSSSSKDRIVIFDTTLRDGEQCPGASMTFEEKIEVAELLEDMGVDVIEAGFPIASQGDFEAVHEIAKRAGDNVTIAGLARAISGDIIRAGEAVRVAKRSRIHTFVSTSPIHLAHQMRKTEEQVLDIIAATVAQARNLVEDVEWSAMDATRTPIEYLVRCVDAAIKAGATTINLPDTVGYAVPEEYAAMFRQVIERVPNSDKAIFSTHCHNDLGLAVANSLAGIAGGARQIECTINGLGERAGNAALEEIVMAIRTRRDVMPYDTNIDATMLTRASKMVSNVSAFPVQYNKAIVGRNAFAHESGIHQDGMLKNAETYEIMTPESVGVKATSLVMGKHSGRHAFREKLKELGYEVGDNALEDAFKRFKDLADRKKHVYDEDIEALIGDEVATAAESIRLLSLTVIAGTGGAAKAIISLDVEGSHVTKEVSGNGPVDAIFNAIKAIVPHEATLSLYQVHAVTEGTDAQAEVSVRLEEDGKSVTGKGADPDTMVASAKAYLSSLNKLTVKRQRQHAQAVNA, from the coding sequence ATGACCGCGAATGCCAACTCGTCCTCGTCCAAGGACCGGATCGTCATCTTCGACACGACCTTGCGCGACGGCGAGCAGTGCCCCGGCGCCTCGATGACGTTCGAAGAAAAGATCGAAGTCGCCGAACTGCTCGAAGACATGGGCGTCGACGTGATCGAAGCCGGCTTCCCGATCGCCAGCCAGGGCGATTTCGAGGCCGTGCACGAGATCGCCAAGCGCGCCGGTGACAATGTCACCATCGCCGGCCTCGCCCGCGCGATTTCCGGCGACATCATCCGCGCCGGCGAGGCGGTCCGCGTCGCCAAGCGTTCGCGCATCCACACCTTCGTCTCGACCTCGCCCATCCATCTGGCGCATCAGATGCGCAAGACCGAGGAGCAGGTGCTCGACATCATCGCCGCCACGGTTGCGCAGGCGCGCAACCTGGTCGAGGACGTCGAGTGGTCCGCGATGGACGCCACCCGTACGCCGATCGAATATCTGGTCCGCTGCGTCGACGCCGCCATCAAGGCCGGCGCCACGACGATCAACCTGCCCGATACGGTCGGCTATGCCGTGCCGGAAGAATATGCGGCCATGTTCCGCCAGGTGATCGAGCGCGTTCCCAATTCCGACAAGGCGATCTTCTCCACCCATTGCCATAACGATCTGGGCCTGGCCGTCGCCAATTCGCTGGCGGGTATCGCTGGCGGTGCCCGCCAGATCGAATGCACGATCAACGGCCTCGGCGAGCGCGCCGGCAATGCGGCGCTGGAAGAGATCGTCATGGCGATCCGCACCCGCCGCGATGTCATGCCCTATGACACCAATATCGACGCGACCATGCTGACCCGCGCTTCGAAGATGGTCTCGAACGTCTCGGCTTTCCCGGTCCAGTACAACAAGGCGATCGTCGGCCGGAACGCCTTCGCGCATGAAAGCGGCATCCACCAGGACGGCATGCTGAAGAACGCCGAGACCTACGAGATCATGACGCCGGAGAGCGTCGGCGTGAAGGCGACCTCGCTCGTGATGGGCAAGCATTCGGGCCGCCATGCTTTCCGCGAGAAGCTGAAGGAATTGGGCTACGAGGTCGGCGACAATGCCCTGGAAGACGCTTTCAAGCGCTTCAAGGATTTGGCGGACCGCAAGAAGCATGTCTATGACGAGGACATCGAGGCGCTGATCGGCGACGAGGTCGCTACCGCCGCCGAATCGATTCGCCTGTTGTCGCTGACCGTCATCGCCGGCACCGGCGGCGCCGCCAAGGCGATCATCAGCCTCGACGTCGAGGGTTCGCACGTCACCAAGGAAGTCTCCGGCAACGGCCCGGTCGACGCGATCTTCAACGCGATCAAGGCGATCGTGCCGCATGAGGCGACGCTGTCGCTCTATCAGGTGCACGCGGTCACCGAAGGCACCGACGCGCAGGCCGAGGTTTCGGTCCGGCTCGAGGAAGACGGCAAGTCGGTCACCGGCAAGGGCGCCGACCCGGATACGATGGTTGCCTCGGCCAAGGCGTATCTCTCCAGCCTGAACAAGCTGACGGTGAAGCGCCAGCGCCAGCACGCCCAGGCCGTTAACGCCTGA
- a CDS encoding glycosyltransferase has product MTVDEARTRGGRPLRILDINTRLFHHAAPDQTDFFWSGRKPGGANAPLLGPGAFFRTMRMLRDGDYDLVVVDGPTLPAWHPRTWLTALRDYHVRAPKALFAIAATRLMHRFHDVPVAVIDINDSFGVGKHNFRLIDRCHSYFKRELTADKWQVFFKSSHWDLPGRRWRLKKSSQRRIHKLKPIHLGYPGRLASQPTTVKTSDVFFAGDTHPNSSVRSEGIEELLALRNEGYIIDVPDGPLDRATFHHRLASARLAWSPMGYGWDCYRHYESSELGTVPVMNYPTICQHRPFRNGEHCFYYSPEPGGLSRAVRGALQDPDRLAGMAVAARAFTLENHTIRARAEYVVTTVLERSLDGEPAAVA; this is encoded by the coding sequence ATGACCGTCGACGAAGCCAGGACGCGTGGCGGCCGCCCGTTGCGCATTCTCGATATCAACACGCGCCTGTTCCATCATGCAGCCCCCGACCAGACCGACTTCTTCTGGTCGGGCCGCAAGCCCGGCGGCGCGAACGCGCCCCTGCTCGGCCCCGGCGCCTTCTTCCGCACGATGCGAATGCTGCGCGACGGCGACTATGACCTCGTCGTCGTGGACGGGCCGACGCTTCCCGCCTGGCATCCGCGCACCTGGCTGACGGCGTTGCGCGATTATCACGTGCGCGCGCCCAAGGCGCTGTTCGCCATTGCCGCCACGCGGCTGATGCATCGCTTCCACGACGTCCCCGTGGCGGTGATCGACATCAATGATTCCTTCGGCGTGGGGAAGCACAATTTCCGCCTGATCGACCGCTGCCACAGCTATTTCAAGCGCGAGCTCACCGCCGACAAATGGCAGGTGTTCTTCAAGTCGAGCCATTGGGACCTGCCCGGCCGGCGCTGGCGGCTGAAGAAGAGCTCGCAGCGCCGGATCCACAAGCTGAAGCCGATCCATCTCGGCTATCCCGGCCGGCTCGCCAGCCAGCCGACGACGGTGAAGACGTCGGACGTGTTCTTCGCCGGCGACACGCACCCGAATAGCAGCGTGCGCAGCGAAGGCATCGAGGAATTGCTGGCGCTGCGCAACGAGGGCTACATCATCGACGTGCCGGATGGCCCGCTCGATCGCGCCACCTTCCACCACCGCCTCGCCTCGGCCCGGCTTGCCTGGTCGCCAATGGGCTATGGCTGGGATTGCTACCGCCACTATGAGTCGAGCGAACTCGGCACCGTGCCGGTGATGAACTATCCGACGATCTGCCAGCACAGACCGTTCCGCAATGGCGAGCATTGCTTCTACTATTCGCCCGAACCCGGCGGCCTCTCGCGCGCCGTGCGCGGCGCCCTGCAGGACCCCGACCGCCTCGCCGGCATGGCCGTCGCGGCGCGGGCGTTCACGCTGGAGAACCACACGATCCGCGCCCGCGCGGAATATGTGGTGACTACGGTGCTGGAGCGTTCGCTGGACGGAGAACCAGCGGCGGTGGCGTGA